The Thermococcus thermotolerans genome contains a region encoding:
- a CDS encoding MFS transporter, whose protein sequence is MSQRVAVAVRNASVANRYRYIPKMPRWFYSFVPFKVATGGSSALVSLYLLELGGSASTVGLTFALASLASMLGALFWGRLSDRTLRRKPFILLGFASVPVFLTLMSLAKTPAQLIAVNTAYAFFLASTLSVPIALVLRSVRKHNWDYGIGKFNEVSGWGWVLGLVLGFGLSRFMTIPQLFLTFGLMGVPSIVMGERMIREVPIYINRRSIRAFGNYVVEKARYMPSFILHTNFSLPEGLRRFYLAFLLFWIAAGLYFPQMPVLLSDSGYSREIIYLALIANSAIAALNYTRVGAGMGRNKEGTLRKGLMLRTGAFIAVMVGIFLSPVLLPLAFASYALAGYSWTFISVSSTAIVSEKAGEKEKGSAMGTYNVISSAGYITGSAISGALISSAGFGATFGLGLALLGGSIALLRK, encoded by the coding sequence ATGAGCCAGAGGGTAGCCGTCGCTGTGAGAAACGCGTCAGTGGCAAACCGCTACCGCTATATTCCGAAGATGCCGAGGTGGTTTTACTCCTTCGTACCCTTCAAGGTAGCCACGGGTGGAAGCTCTGCCCTGGTTAGTCTGTACCTTCTTGAACTCGGTGGCAGTGCATCAACCGTTGGCCTGACCTTTGCCCTTGCGAGCTTAGCTTCTATGCTTGGCGCTTTATTCTGGGGCAGGCTGAGCGACAGAACCCTCAGGAGAAAGCCCTTCATACTGCTGGGTTTTGCCAGTGTTCCGGTATTCCTCACCCTCATGTCGCTGGCGAAAACACCCGCTCAGCTCATTGCGGTAAACACTGCCTACGCGTTCTTCCTTGCATCGACCCTTTCGGTACCGATAGCCCTGGTTCTTAGAAGCGTCAGAAAGCACAACTGGGACTACGGCATAGGAAAGTTTAACGAGGTAAGCGGATGGGGATGGGTTCTCGGCCTTGTACTAGGGTTCGGGCTGTCCAGGTTTATGACGATACCCCAGCTGTTCCTGACCTTCGGTCTGATGGGAGTTCCATCGATCGTTATGGGGGAGCGCATGATACGCGAGGTGCCCATCTACATCAACAGAAGATCCATCAGGGCGTTTGGAAACTACGTTGTCGAAAAGGCCAGATACATGCCGTCCTTTATACTCCACACAAACTTCAGTCTTCCGGAGGGCCTGAGGAGGTTCTATCTGGCGTTCCTGCTGTTCTGGATAGCGGCGGGTCTCTACTTCCCCCAGATGCCCGTGCTCCTCTCGGACAGTGGTTATTCCCGCGAGATAATTTACCTGGCTCTGATAGCCAACTCGGCGATAGCGGCCCTTAACTATACCCGCGTGGGTGCGGGCATGGGGAGGAACAAGGAAGGCACCCTGAGGAAAGGCCTCATGCTCCGGACAGGGGCATTTATTGCGGTAATGGTGGGCATCTTCCTTTCACCGGTGCTGCTGCCTCTTGCCTTTGCCTCATACGCCCTCGCTGGCTATTCCTGGACATTCATCAGCGTCTCCTCAACGGCCATAGTGAGCGAAAAAGCCGGAGAAAAGGAGAAGGGCAGTGCCATGGGTACGTACAACGTGATAAGTTCCGCTGGATACATAACCGGGAGCGCAATAAGCGGTGCGCTCATATCATCGGCCGGATTTGGGGCGACGTTTGGACTCGGGCTTGCCCTACTCGGTGGGAGCATAGCCCTGCTGAGAAAATGA
- the cdr gene encoding CoA-disulfide reductase, whose protein sequence is MMEKTVVIIGGGAAGMSAASRVKRLRPEWDVKVFEATEWVSHAPCGVPYVVEGISPKEKLMHYPPEVFIKKRGIDLHMKAEVVEVEQGNVRVREEDGEHTYEWDYLVFANGASPSLPEIEGFGLEGVFTADLPPDAVAITEYMGKHDVRDVVVIGTGYIALEMAEAFVARGKNVTLIGRSERVLRKTFDREITDIVEAKLKENLNLRLNESTLRFEGNGKVEKVITDAGEYKADMVIMATGIKPNTELARELGVRIGETGAIWANERMETSVENVYAAGDVAETKHLITGRRVWMPLAPAGNKMGYVAGSNIAGKDIRFPGVLGTSITKFLDLEIGKTGLTEAEAINEGYDVRTAFIKARTKPHYYPGGREIWLKGVVDNETSRLLGVQAVGAEILPRIDSAAAMLTAGFTTKDVFFTDLAYAPPFAPVWDPLIVLARVLKF, encoded by the coding sequence ATCATGGAGAAAACGGTTGTTATCATAGGCGGTGGAGCGGCAGGAATGAGTGCTGCATCGCGCGTCAAGAGGCTCAGGCCGGAGTGGGACGTAAAGGTCTTCGAGGCAACGGAATGGGTCAGCCACGCCCCCTGCGGTGTGCCCTACGTGGTCGAGGGCATCTCGCCAAAGGAGAAGCTCATGCACTATCCTCCGGAGGTCTTCATCAAGAAGCGCGGCATAGACCTCCACATGAAGGCGGAGGTCGTAGAGGTAGAACAGGGTAATGTCCGCGTCAGGGAAGAGGATGGGGAGCACACCTACGAGTGGGACTACCTCGTCTTCGCCAACGGTGCCTCTCCGAGCCTTCCAGAGATTGAGGGCTTTGGTCTGGAGGGGGTTTTTACGGCGGATTTGCCTCCGGATGCCGTTGCCATAACCGAGTACATGGGGAAGCACGACGTTAGGGACGTTGTTGTCATAGGTACGGGGTACATCGCCCTTGAAATGGCGGAGGCCTTCGTTGCGAGGGGCAAGAACGTTACCCTCATCGGCAGGAGCGAGAGAGTTCTGAGGAAAACCTTCGACAGGGAGATTACCGATATCGTAGAGGCTAAGCTGAAGGAGAACCTTAATCTCCGGCTGAATGAGAGCACCCTGCGCTTTGAGGGCAATGGAAAAGTCGAGAAAGTTATCACCGACGCCGGCGAATACAAAGCGGACATGGTCATTATGGCGACGGGCATAAAGCCGAACACGGAACTCGCCAGAGAGCTGGGCGTGAGGATAGGTGAAACCGGGGCAATATGGGCGAACGAGAGGATGGAGACGAGCGTTGAAAATGTCTACGCTGCCGGTGACGTTGCCGAGACAAAGCATCTCATCACCGGCAGGCGCGTCTGGATGCCCCTGGCACCGGCCGGCAACAAGATGGGATACGTCGCCGGAAGCAACATAGCAGGAAAGGATATCCGCTTCCCGGGCGTTCTTGGAACGAGCATAACCAAGTTCCTTGACCTGGAGATTGGGAAGACTGGCCTAACTGAGGCCGAGGCTATTAATGAAGGCTACGACGTCAGAACCGCGTTCATAAAGGCCAGGACAAAGCCCCACTACTATCCGGGCGGAAGGGAGATATGGCTCAAGGGCGTCGTTGACAACGAGACCAGCAGGCTCCTCGGTGTCCAGGCGGTTGGAGCCGAGATACTGCCGAGAATAGACAGCGCCGCCGCCATGCTGACGGCGGGCTTCACAACGAAGGACGTTTTCTTCACCGACCTGGCATACGCACCGCCCTTCGCTCCGGTGTGGGATCCGCTTATCGTCCTCGCCAGAGTCCTGAAGTTCTGA
- a CDS encoding 60S ribosomal export protein NMD3: MSERFCYRCGISESEGGPLIEGLCQVCFRKENPVLLIDGEINTELCQNCGSYKKRGVWVDPLTYELDELVFEVAENALLEVIGDSLDERVREFGIVSPEELDEIEELPVGRALIAFQPVDWHIEYFPAIITYEIRVKARLHELQHELHDEAKYVTVYVRQTVCPRCSRFLGGYFEAILQVRAEDRPLTEEERKVIGKLVEEKVDEIMRKDRMGFIQDTIEKEEGLDFYMGSTSSARKLAQAIKERFGGTISEAYELVGLDRQTSREVYRTSVSIRIPKFQRGDIVVDKRGNVYEVERVDGKGLSLRNLSTRESEHRDWKTVKREGIDTVESEKSEAMVTSITPTEVQLMDMKTYETYELERPDMELREGEIYRIVEVRGRKYLLDRKE; the protein is encoded by the coding sequence ATGAGCGAGAGGTTCTGTTATAGGTGTGGGATAAGCGAGAGTGAGGGGGGCCCGCTCATAGAGGGGCTCTGTCAGGTCTGTTTCAGAAAGGAAAATCCCGTTCTGCTGATCGATGGCGAGATAAACACGGAGCTGTGTCAGAACTGTGGGAGCTATAAGAAGAGGGGCGTCTGGGTCGATCCCCTGACCTACGAGCTTGATGAGCTGGTATTTGAAGTCGCTGAAAATGCGCTCCTTGAGGTGATAGGGGACTCTCTCGATGAACGGGTGAGGGAGTTTGGGATAGTTTCTCCCGAAGAGCTTGATGAGATTGAGGAACTCCCCGTTGGAAGAGCCTTGATAGCTTTCCAGCCCGTTGACTGGCACATTGAATACTTCCCGGCGATAATAACGTACGAGATTCGCGTTAAGGCCAGACTACACGAGCTTCAACACGAGCTTCACGACGAGGCAAAATACGTCACCGTCTACGTCCGTCAGACCGTCTGTCCCCGCTGTTCTAGGTTCCTTGGGGGCTATTTCGAGGCAATACTTCAGGTTCGCGCCGAAGACAGGCCGCTGACGGAAGAGGAGCGGAAGGTTATAGGGAAGCTCGTCGAGGAGAAGGTGGACGAGATAATGAGGAAAGACAGAATGGGGTTCATCCAGGATACCATCGAAAAGGAGGAAGGGCTTGATTTCTACATGGGCTCGACCTCTTCGGCAAGAAAGCTCGCCCAGGCGATAAAGGAGCGTTTTGGAGGAACGATAAGTGAAGCCTATGAACTCGTCGGTCTTGACAGGCAGACCAGCAGGGAGGTCTACCGCACCAGTGTGAGCATCAGGATTCCAAAGTTTCAGAGGGGGGACATAGTGGTGGATAAGCGTGGCAACGTCTACGAGGTCGAACGCGTGGACGGAAAGGGTCTCTCCCTCAGGAACCTCTCCACCCGTGAAAGCGAACACCGTGACTGGAAGACGGTGAAGCGGGAGGGCATAGATACCGTGGAGAGCGAGAAGAGCGAGGCCATGGTCACGAGCATAACTCCGACCGAGGTTCAGCTCATGGATATGAAGACCTACGAGACGTACGAGCTGGAGAGGCCGGACATGGAGCTCAGAGAGGGGGAGATATACCGCATTGTGGAGGTCAGGGGCAGGAAGTACCTCCTGGACAGGAAAGAATGA
- a CDS encoding DUF424 domain-containing protein, with protein sequence MIYVKVYRVQGEVLLAACDEELLGKTFREGELRLEVKERFYKGELVDENTLGAMLEEATIANLTGERCVRKAIELGYIDETRVLRIQGVPHAQMAKLFL encoded by the coding sequence ATGATATATGTCAAAGTCTACAGAGTTCAGGGGGAAGTTCTCCTAGCGGCCTGCGATGAAGAGCTCCTCGGGAAAACCTTCAGGGAAGGTGAGCTGAGGCTTGAGGTCAAGGAGCGCTTTTACAAGGGAGAACTGGTTGACGAGAATACCCTGGGGGCCATGCTGGAAGAGGCGACCATCGCCAACCTCACTGGCGAGCGATGCGTCAGAAAAGCGATAGAACTGGGCTACATTGATGAGACAAGGGTGCTCAGGATTCAGGGGGTTCCCCACGCTCAGATGGCGAAGCTCTTTCTCTGA
- a CDS encoding S8 family serine peptidase has protein sequence MNRKALSLLIVAVLVLSAASVAFSATPVFAAPSNPVKVETTNNAHPEQFISGEILQKEIQNILKTSDKTVRLIVAPDRDHKMEVYNALKKLGKIDPISKPEYQFIVVEMPVSRVEELQNIPGILHVWKDRTVKLQEPVAPEDGTAPNAPARDSLSLPEMFMSVFTIDAYNVWTDYGVYGDNVTVAVLDTGVDVGHPFLQTTLDGRKKIIDIYDESDEGMAQIYYNTTTPVGGTITVNKNVTVFWGVYADYYGHPAYTNYTMGTYYVGNITGDTYYIGLLPERYFDLNNFSATPYDPYGLGLFGDLSDVYPVLIVNQSGNFTAYIDFNLDNNFTNDQPMRIYDISGDYVTVNTTKVNVAFIEFEPDEGYAYFMWDAHGHGTHVSGTVAGVGLPTDPVFYGVYGVAPNAQLIEVKVLPGELGFGRTSWIISGMIYATLMGADVISMSLGGGGEINDGLETPEIFYVNLLTDIYGVTFAIAAGNEGPTTNSVHAPGDSDLAITVGNYWESERWELLYGLPGVMNGPAMSSSRGPRMDGLLDPDVMAPGTAIFSSLPMWYTVLYGNPYRYYGFWSGTSMATPHVSGAVALMISYAKQHNITYNPIMIKRALELSAKPTNQTLIDQGFGLIQVDKAIAKLEELSQEPTTYIFAGTTFTSFKNPIEQPLIPISQAYVDFNGYFQYMFGYPYLYRGVYIRDEYPGSVPIYFSPMTYEPGWGLWYVFENKTYKISTNVDWIIPNTTEVTIHGANAMYISDLIGQFSINIDYSKLQKSGTYVGLIYIDDPDTSYIDGYVAVTVDIPANKNGGTSAKITDTGKPGEAKHYFFEVPRGTKELRVTLRVPTDANGTPMGRVKLVIARPMGGVVYDGVPGYYYVGPGGPLEYTWVVQDPVEGVWEITAYVSVSSYATTGYEDAHYEIEVSAASVSITPEIIKKDVPSPANVSVGAKVENNYGDFNAVAVGYGLGRLDQAYAMVRNVSQDDWDVIGAFYVDPTTYFIRFGITEPEDPTADLDLYVLYFPTLDDLLNFTNYVVYYDQIGPTSDEVFEKFMPETGYYLIMVYGYDTVGYNPIHYTFYYQVLGDNGDVTVDSTPFAFGMGTSESIGAKVDLSAPGTYLGVLGLLNADTGETMTYAPMLFQVGMPEMYVVVYPEATLGKQSVLKIRLLDLATMERIDTPAKVVVNGREYYTDNGEVEVYFTPLHMEQTFNIQVFSDYYQDTSKEVTVKVKELAENKVYSATQLSPYVAVGLGTVTGYHDTGTSIDLTVEGPSGTTGYVLVTLPVDTQYVDVKGDHVISYYVLDGKNAKYAVLKVKYASPVTLTIEYKTSRWIVSTWNYVWYMLYWRYDQKFDPLYQKAVELGVDNETLQEAMHYKQLADQYYAEAEKYLTPGRDNLAIAALPNIRKAYMNILKAYTILEKAVKEIEAQG, from the coding sequence ATGAATCGGAAGGCCTTGAGTCTTTTGATTGTGGCGGTGCTCGTACTATCGGCAGCTTCAGTAGCGTTTTCAGCAACACCTGTCTTTGCCGCCCCATCTAACCCTGTCAAAGTAGAAACCACAAACAATGCTCATCCTGAGCAATTCATCAGCGGTGAAATTCTCCAAAAGGAAATACAGAATATCCTGAAGACCAGTGACAAAACCGTACGACTGATAGTCGCACCGGATAGAGACCACAAGATGGAGGTATACAATGCCCTTAAAAAGCTTGGAAAGATCGATCCAATAAGTAAACCCGAGTATCAGTTCATAGTCGTGGAGATGCCCGTTTCCAGGGTGGAGGAGCTCCAGAACATTCCTGGTATCCTGCATGTGTGGAAGGACAGGACTGTCAAGCTCCAGGAACCTGTGGCTCCCGAGGATGGAACTGCTCCCAACGCTCCTGCAAGGGACTCCCTCTCCCTCCCAGAAATGTTCATGAGCGTTTTCACCATAGACGCGTACAACGTCTGGACTGACTATGGTGTCTATGGAGACAACGTTACAGTTGCCGTTCTTGATACGGGTGTGGATGTTGGGCACCCGTTCCTCCAGACGACCCTCGATGGAAGGAAGAAGATTATTGACATCTATGACGAGAGCGACGAGGGTATGGCCCAGATATACTACAACACCACCACTCCCGTCGGAGGAACTATCACCGTCAACAAGAACGTCACTGTCTTCTGGGGAGTCTATGCTGACTATTACGGTCACCCTGCATACACCAACTACACAATGGGCACCTATTATGTCGGCAACATAACTGGCGATACATACTACATCGGCCTCCTTCCCGAGAGGTACTTCGACCTCAACAACTTCAGCGCGACCCCCTACGACCCGTACGGCCTGGGCCTCTTTGGAGACCTCAGTGATGTTTATCCGGTTCTTATAGTCAACCAGAGCGGTAACTTCACCGCCTACATAGACTTCAACCTCGACAACAACTTCACCAACGACCAGCCGATGAGAATTTATGACATCAGCGGGGACTACGTCACTGTTAACACAACCAAGGTCAACGTTGCGTTCATAGAGTTCGAGCCCGATGAGGGCTACGCCTACTTCATGTGGGACGCCCACGGACACGGCACCCACGTCAGCGGCACCGTTGCGGGCGTTGGTCTGCCCACTGACCCTGTGTTCTACGGCGTCTACGGCGTTGCACCCAACGCCCAGCTCATCGAGGTCAAGGTCCTGCCTGGAGAGCTCGGCTTTGGAAGAACCAGCTGGATAATCAGCGGGATGATATACGCGACCCTTATGGGTGCCGACGTCATCAGCATGTCCCTCGGTGGCGGCGGCGAGATAAACGACGGACTTGAGACCCCGGAGATATTCTACGTCAACCTGCTTACCGACATTTACGGGGTTACGTTTGCCATTGCCGCTGGAAACGAGGGACCGACAACCAACAGCGTTCACGCCCCTGGGGACAGCGACCTGGCCATAACGGTCGGCAACTACTGGGAAAGCGAGAGGTGGGAGCTTCTCTACGGCCTGCCGGGAGTTATGAACGGCCCGGCCATGAGCTCCAGCAGGGGACCGAGGATGGACGGTCTCCTCGACCCAGACGTGATGGCCCCGGGAACTGCAATATTCTCAAGCCTCCCGATGTGGTACACGGTCCTTTACGGAAACCCCTACAGGTATTACGGATTCTGGAGCGGCACCTCAATGGCCACTCCGCACGTCAGCGGTGCAGTTGCCCTCATGATAAGCTACGCCAAGCAGCACAACATCACCTACAACCCGATAATGATCAAGCGCGCCCTTGAACTCAGCGCCAAGCCCACGAACCAGACCCTGATAGACCAGGGCTTCGGCCTCATACAGGTCGATAAGGCCATAGCCAAACTCGAAGAGCTCAGCCAGGAACCGACCACTTACATCTTCGCGGGCACAACCTTCACCAGCTTCAAGAACCCGATTGAGCAGCCGCTCATCCCGATTTCTCAGGCGTACGTTGACTTCAACGGCTACTTCCAGTACATGTTCGGCTATCCGTACCTCTACAGGGGAGTCTACATAAGGGACGAGTATCCAGGCAGCGTCCCGATATACTTCTCGCCGATGACGTACGAGCCCGGATGGGGCCTCTGGTACGTCTTCGAGAACAAGACATACAAGATAAGCACCAACGTTGACTGGATCATACCGAACACTACCGAGGTCACCATACACGGCGCCAATGCCATGTACATAAGTGACCTCATCGGGCAGTTCTCCATAAACATCGACTACTCCAAGCTCCAGAAGAGCGGCACCTACGTGGGTCTGATTTACATCGACGATCCGGACACCAGCTACATCGATGGTTATGTCGCGGTGACCGTTGACATACCCGCAAACAAGAACGGCGGGACCAGCGCCAAGATCACCGACACCGGCAAACCGGGTGAGGCCAAGCACTACTTCTTCGAGGTGCCGAGGGGAACCAAGGAGCTCCGCGTCACCCTCCGCGTCCCGACGGATGCCAACGGCACTCCAATGGGCAGGGTCAAGCTCGTCATCGCGAGGCCAATGGGCGGCGTTGTCTACGACGGAGTGCCCGGATACTACTACGTCGGCCCAGGAGGACCGCTTGAATACACGTGGGTGGTACAGGATCCGGTTGAGGGCGTCTGGGAGATAACAGCTTACGTCAGCGTCAGCTCCTACGCCACAACCGGCTACGAAGATGCGCACTATGAGATCGAAGTGAGCGCTGCGTCCGTTTCAATAACACCAGAGATCATCAAGAAAGACGTCCCGTCTCCGGCCAACGTCAGCGTTGGGGCTAAGGTAGAGAACAACTACGGCGACTTCAACGCCGTTGCTGTTGGATATGGCCTTGGAAGGCTTGACCAGGCATATGCAATGGTCAGGAACGTCAGTCAGGACGACTGGGATGTCATTGGGGCCTTCTACGTTGATCCGACCACATACTTCATCAGGTTTGGAATCACCGAGCCGGAGGATCCAACGGCAGATCTCGACCTGTACGTGCTGTACTTCCCAACACTCGATGACCTTCTCAACTTCACGAACTATGTAGTATACTATGACCAGATCGGCCCAACCAGCGATGAGGTCTTCGAAAAGTTCATGCCCGAGACGGGATACTACCTGATAATGGTCTATGGATATGACACTGTCGGATACAACCCGATCCACTACACCTTCTACTACCAGGTGCTCGGCGACAACGGTGATGTGACAGTCGACAGCACTCCGTTTGCATTTGGCATGGGCACCTCGGAATCCATCGGCGCTAAAGTAGACCTTTCCGCTCCAGGTACTTACCTCGGAGTGCTCGGACTCCTCAACGCAGACACTGGGGAGACTATGACCTACGCGCCGATGCTGTTCCAGGTAGGCATGCCTGAAATGTACGTGGTGGTGTATCCGGAAGCCACCCTCGGAAAGCAGTCGGTGCTCAAGATAAGGCTCCTCGACCTTGCAACGATGGAGAGGATAGACACTCCGGCAAAGGTCGTCGTGAACGGCAGGGAGTACTATACGGACAACGGTGAAGTCGAGGTGTACTTCACACCTCTCCACATGGAGCAGACGTTCAACATTCAGGTCTTCAGCGACTACTACCAGGACACCTCCAAGGAAGTGACGGTTAAGGTCAAGGAGCTCGCGGAGAATAAGGTTTACTCCGCCACCCAGTTGTCACCCTACGTCGCGGTTGGACTCGGTACGGTCACGGGCTACCACGACACGGGTACGAGCATAGACCTGACGGTTGAGGGTCCGAGCGGAACGACCGGTTACGTCCTCGTAACACTGCCGGTCGATACCCAGTACGTCGACGTTAAGGGCGACCATGTGATCAGCTACTACGTCCTCGACGGCAAGAACGCGAAGTACGCCGTACTGAAGGTCAAGTACGCCTCACCGGTGACTCTGACGATTGAATACAAGACCTCTCGCTGGATCGTCAGCACCTGGAACTACGTCTGGTACATGCTCTACTGGAGGTACGACCAGAAGTTCGACCCGCTCTACCAGAAGGCGGTTGAGCTCGGCGTCGACAACGAGACCCTCCAGGAGGCCATGCACTACAAGCAGCTCGCCGACCAGTACTACGCTGAGGCCGAGAAGTACCTGACTCCGGGCAGGGACAACCTCGCAATAGCTGCACTGCCGAACATCCGCAAGGCGTACATGAACATCCTCAAGGCGTACACCATCCTTGAGAAGGCCGTCAAGGAGATTGAAGCCCAGGGCTGA
- a CDS encoding oligosaccharide repeat unit polymerase family protein, which translates to MRGLKIFSLGFFSYLALSLYANYFDEGLRSTIYSRGLEPSVLLLGTVYALAFFAVFSLGYVLNLRLPPSMLAVLFLLLSFQNFPVFFLLAVLVLIVYRLGVDPFRLFPQSALLVALLIPSALYAVVGVPLLENSLRYELVGPLVLAAVLAVVGMAYSTLSLRWKTFLVGVYTVLFFLGTFRSLVLLVYLAYFLSTYFDYPQFRKWLPGLSLIPALIIVGMSGGIQAVLVRIGFTFLVFHNLVRLSLPWGFFHGALLFSSNPRGMVASLFGASTNYTYFFFGQPVADFGILGVIEAFLLGMFLRNSERDRGSFVVVLSLMMYSLDPGVDAFIMLFIVATLLFSVSEDNIT; encoded by the coding sequence GTGAGGGGGTTAAAAATCTTTAGCCTCGGCTTCTTTTCTTACCTAGCCCTTTCACTGTACGCCAACTATTTTGACGAGGGCTTACGCAGCACAATATATTCACGAGGACTGGAGCCTTCAGTGCTCCTTCTGGGAACGGTCTATGCTCTCGCGTTCTTTGCGGTTTTCTCTTTGGGCTATGTCCTCAACCTGAGACTCCCGCCCTCAATGCTGGCTGTTCTATTTCTGCTACTCTCTTTCCAGAATTTTCCCGTTTTTTTCCTCCTGGCTGTTTTGGTTCTTATAGTGTACCGGCTGGGAGTCGACCCTTTCAGGCTATTCCCCCAAAGCGCCCTCCTAGTGGCACTTTTGATACCCTCTGCTCTATACGCCGTCGTGGGTGTTCCACTTCTTGAGAATTCCCTCAGGTATGAACTCGTGGGTCCTTTGGTTCTAGCGGCGGTTCTGGCGGTTGTTGGAATGGCTTATTCCACGCTTTCTCTTCGCTGGAAAACTTTCCTAGTGGGAGTGTATACCGTGCTGTTCTTCCTCGGCACATTCCGCTCCCTGGTTCTTCTGGTATATCTGGCTTATTTCCTGAGTACATACTTTGATTATCCTCAGTTTCGAAAATGGCTCCCCGGTCTCAGTCTCATTCCTGCCCTCATCATAGTGGGTATGAGCGGTGGGATCCAGGCAGTTCTCGTGAGGATAGGCTTCACGTTCCTGGTTTTCCACAACCTCGTTCGTCTTTCCCTTCCATGGGGTTTCTTCCATGGTGCTCTCCTCTTCAGTAGCAACCCCCGAGGCATGGTCGCTTCATTGTTCGGTGCCTCCACGAACTACACCTATTTCTTCTTTGGCCAGCCAGTCGCTGATTTTGGAATTCTGGGTGTAATAGAGGCTTTTTTGCTCGGTATGTTCCTTAGAAATAGTGAGAGGGACAGAGGGAGCTTTGTGGTGGTCTTGTCTCTTATGATGTACTCACTGGATCCCGGGGTGGATGCGTTCATAATGTTATTTATTGTGGCCACTTTGCTTTTCTCGGTTTCTGAGGACAACATAACATGA